One genomic segment of Virgibacillus doumboii includes these proteins:
- the msrA gene encoding peptide-methionine (S)-S-oxide reductase MsrA encodes MTNELKKATFAGGCFWCMVKPFDQWDGVHQVVSGYTGGNKENPTYEEVKTGTTGHYESVEITYVPSVISYKEILDLYWRQIDPTDDGGQFHDRGDSYRTAIFYHDDEQKQLAEESKRQLEASGKFSKPIVTKILEGSTFYPAEEYHQDFYKKNKEYYKEDRAKSGRDEFIREVWEE; translated from the coding sequence ATGACAAACGAGCTGAAAAAAGCCACATTTGCCGGTGGGTGTTTCTGGTGTATGGTCAAACCATTTGATCAATGGGACGGTGTACATCAGGTTGTGTCAGGTTACACGGGCGGCAATAAGGAAAACCCGACATATGAAGAAGTTAAAACCGGAACTACAGGACACTATGAATCAGTCGAAATAACATATGTTCCAAGTGTTATATCATATAAAGAAATCCTGGATTTATACTGGCGGCAAATTGACCCGACAGATGACGGCGGGCAGTTTCATGACCGCGGGGATTCTTATCGTACAGCCATTTTTTACCATGATGATGAACAAAAGCAACTGGCTGAAGAATCAAAGAGACAGCTTGAAGCGAGCGGTAAGTTTTCCAAGCCGATTGTTACGAAGATTTTAGAGGGGTCCACCTTTTACCCTGCTGAGGAATATCACCAGGATTTTTATAAAAAGAATAAAGAATATTATAAAGAGG
- a CDS encoding BTAD domain-containing putative transcriptional regulator, translating into MGKIPIIQSQLSPPPMKDRFVHRAKLNRKLMNAAKYPLTLLHAGAGYGKSTALASYVHHVNQDACWYSISRNDDDILPFINKLTHAVKLKYPAFGKTILDELEVLDNYLSTEQIGYLTSSFINEIIELNKKIVFILDDFHHVRNSNEIEQWIKQLLEYMPDNLHIILSSRNKPKWDIIPKLKVKGELLDIPQNDLILTSEEMHHVLGDMYQLDLAQDDLKKIHDLTEGWAIAFSMFVQHIQSDTSIDVILENRQRSLQDLFDYLASEVLSKQSMIIQQFLLQSSIIDVLTPDICDDVLKINGSEEILAGLVEQNLFIVDGEGDHYRYHALFKAFLENQLQKNYPREYTDLHTRAAHYYQKIFHMETALYHYRKVEAFGAIARILQQQGSELLRIGRLQHLYEILTELPMEYKDKDLILYFYQGEIERYRSSYAKAEKNYEKILERGNDDYYIAGLALEGKARIYLDTIQPDKAERYVNQAIHMREKSNATKEEMARLYQLMAENLINAGQAIKAEAWFDRAKELNLPLEEGNLQARIYLRTGRLSKAREILIQRKQVAKTTKHLPQSHRETDILLSIIEAFMGNAESSKKLASDGIQLGLSIQSPFVEACGWMRMGHAVQLLDNYESDLAIDCYETALDIMEKINVSRGKAEPYMGLAILYGKKQHYEQAVEMAKKGLYETKKVNDRWLSAIIKICLGVAEIYNNQFTEASKVMKEVYEEFSSCGDRYGLIVSRFWIAYISFMQEDDEGFRQEMSAFLKELQTESYDFFLKKRTTFGPTDVQNIAPMLLKAKQLDMEPTFISRMLHELGLDKTIKSHPGYTLTIQTLGHLKVWLGNKQLETGDWQRGKAKELFELFITNRDKLITKTEIFHTLWPDQDEKSANKSFKVTLNALMKALEPNRKPREESFFIRRKDSAYGLNPDSGYKLDSILFEKGVSSGIKARNPKHAKELLEKTLTLYHGDYLSDIRFGDWCLAERERLQLIYLRGAEKMAQVAVRLQEFNVCVDWCEKILAIDNTWEEAYRLLMYSYYQNNNRPQAIKWYEKCAAVLDEELGIEPMEPTREMYDMIIESEELKAY; encoded by the coding sequence ATGGGGAAAATACCGATCATTCAAAGCCAACTCAGTCCACCGCCAATGAAGGATCGTTTTGTTCATCGTGCCAAATTGAATCGAAAGCTGATGAATGCAGCCAAGTATCCGCTGACACTGCTTCATGCAGGTGCAGGTTACGGGAAGAGTACTGCATTGGCATCGTATGTGCATCATGTGAATCAGGATGCATGCTGGTATTCAATTTCCCGGAATGATGATGATATTCTGCCCTTTATAAATAAACTGACTCACGCTGTTAAGTTGAAATATCCTGCATTTGGAAAGACCATCCTGGATGAGCTGGAGGTGTTGGATAATTATCTCAGTACCGAACAGATAGGTTATCTGACGTCATCTTTTATTAACGAAATTATTGAATTGAACAAAAAAATTGTATTCATATTGGATGATTTTCACCATGTCCGGAATTCGAATGAGATTGAACAATGGATAAAACAATTGCTTGAGTATATGCCTGACAATTTGCATATTATCCTGTCGAGCCGGAATAAACCAAAATGGGATATTATACCGAAATTAAAGGTAAAAGGGGAACTGCTTGATATCCCTCAAAATGATTTAATTTTGACATCAGAAGAAATGCATCATGTATTGGGAGATATGTATCAGCTCGATCTGGCGCAGGATGACCTGAAGAAAATACATGACCTGACAGAAGGATGGGCCATTGCATTCAGCATGTTTGTTCAGCACATTCAATCGGATACTTCAATCGATGTTATTTTGGAAAACCGCCAGCGCTCATTACAGGATCTCTTTGATTATCTAGCGTCGGAAGTGCTTTCCAAACAATCGATGATCATTCAGCAGTTTTTATTGCAATCCAGTATTATCGACGTGTTAACGCCAGACATTTGCGATGACGTTTTAAAGATTAATGGTTCAGAAGAAATTCTTGCCGGACTGGTTGAGCAAAATCTGTTCATTGTCGACGGTGAAGGTGACCATTACAGGTATCATGCTTTATTCAAGGCTTTTCTGGAAAATCAGCTGCAAAAAAATTACCCGAGAGAATATACCGATTTACATACAAGGGCTGCCCATTACTATCAAAAAATATTCCATATGGAAACAGCTTTATACCATTACCGGAAAGTAGAGGCATTTGGCGCAATTGCCCGCATTCTTCAACAGCAGGGGTCCGAACTGCTAAGAATCGGACGGCTGCAGCATTTATACGAAATATTGACTGAGCTGCCGATGGAATATAAAGATAAAGATTTAATACTCTATTTTTATCAGGGAGAAATCGAACGATACCGGTCATCCTATGCGAAGGCGGAAAAGAATTATGAAAAAATCCTTGAACGCGGTAACGATGATTACTATATAGCCGGACTTGCATTGGAAGGCAAAGCACGTATTTACCTGGACACGATACAGCCTGATAAAGCGGAACGTTATGTCAATCAGGCAATCCATATGCGGGAAAAGTCAAACGCAACAAAAGAAGAGATGGCACGATTGTATCAGCTAATGGCTGAAAACCTGATAAATGCCGGACAGGCAATCAAAGCAGAGGCGTGGTTTGACCGGGCAAAGGAATTAAATCTGCCGCTTGAGGAAGGAAACCTGCAGGCACGGATTTATCTTCGGACCGGCCGGCTTTCCAAAGCAAGAGAAATCCTGATTCAGCGAAAACAAGTCGCAAAAACAACGAAACATCTGCCGCAATCACATCGGGAAACCGATATTCTTTTATCAATTATTGAAGCGTTTATGGGCAACGCAGAATCGAGTAAAAAATTGGCAAGTGACGGGATTCAATTAGGATTAAGTATACAGTCCCCGTTCGTCGAAGCCTGCGGATGGATGCGAATGGGGCATGCCGTTCAGTTGCTTGACAATTATGAAAGCGATTTAGCAATTGATTGTTATGAGACTGCCCTTGATATTATGGAAAAAATAAATGTCTCACGCGGCAAAGCTGAACCGTATATGGGTCTGGCAATCCTTTATGGAAAAAAACAGCACTACGAACAAGCAGTTGAAATGGCTAAAAAAGGTCTGTACGAAACTAAAAAGGTTAACGACCGCTGGCTGAGCGCAATCATAAAGATATGTCTCGGTGTCGCTGAAATATACAACAATCAGTTTACGGAAGCATCAAAGGTGATGAAAGAAGTTTATGAGGAATTCAGTTCATGTGGTGATCGGTATGGGCTGATTGTCAGCCGCTTCTGGATTGCCTACATTTCTTTTATGCAGGAAGATGACGAAGGATTCAGGCAGGAAATGAGTGCTTTTCTGAAGGAACTGCAAACCGAATCCTATGATTTTTTCCTTAAAAAAAGGACGACATTCGGACCGACGGATGTTCAAAATATTGCACCAATGCTGTTGAAGGCAAAGCAGCTAGATATGGAGCCGACATTCATTTCCCGGATGTTACATGAACTTGGCTTGGATAAAACGATTAAAAGTCATCCGGGTTATACATTAACAATCCAGACACTCGGTCACTTAAAGGTATGGCTCGGAAATAAGCAGTTGGAAACAGGCGACTGGCAACGCGGCAAGGCAAAGGAACTTTTTGAGTTATTTATCACCAATCGGGATAAGCTCATAACCAAAACAGAGATTTTCCACACACTGTGGCCGGACCAGGATGAGAAAAGTGCCAATAAATCATTCAAGGTTACCCTCAATGCATTGATGAAAGCATTGGAACCTAACCGTAAGCCGCGTGAGGAATCGTTTTTTATCAGACGAAAAGACAGTGCATATGGCTTGAACCCAGATTCTGGATATAAACTCGACAGCATCCTATTTGAAAAAGGGGTATCAAGCGGGATTAAAGCGCGCAATCCGAAGCATGCAAAGGAATTGCTGGAGAAAACACTGACACTTTATCACGGAGATTACCTTTCTGATATTCGTTTCGGCGACTGGTGCCTGGCTGAGCGGGAACGTCTGCAATTAATCTATCTGCGGGGCGCCGAAAAAATGGCTCAGGTAGCAGTACGACTGCAGGAATTCAACGTATGTGTCGACTGGTGTGAAAAGATATTAGCAATCGACAATACATGGGAAGAGGCATACCGGCTGCTAATGTACAGCTACTATCAAAATAATAACCGTCCACAGGCGATAAAGTGGTACGAAAAATGTGCTGCTGTTTTAGATGAAGAACTGGGAATTGAACCGATGGAACCAACACGGGAAATGTATGACATGATCATCGAATCGGAAGAGTTAAAAGCATATTGA